A single window of Priestia filamentosa DNA harbors:
- a CDS encoding ATP-binding protein produces MLKKLSISWKITTLSYAIVLFSLLIAGIFLVGIVGQTKEQEIGMRSMNTARTVAELTEVEEMLREKEGWKKLNPIIERLRIINGADYIVVMNMEHIRYSHPANELLGKVSKGQDEDAAFAEHIYLSKARGELGTSLRAFVPIKDEELNQIGVVLVGKTLPSTWDILMNLKKEIFIVLFITLLFGVIGSFMLARHIKNQMFKLEPHEIVRILEERTATFHALNEGVIAIDNKEEITIFNEKARSIFNVQGEVVGKPIRSVLKDTHLPEILYSNRHVHNQEIQMSGKRIFSNRFPIKVNDERIGAVAIFQDRTEVAALAEELTGVKNFVDALRVQNHEHMNKLHSIAGLIQLGRTAEALQFVFQISKEQEKLTNFLNEHIHHPAVSGLLLSKVSRGKELDIDVVIDPNSSLTDFPPGLDYHDFVILLGNLIENAFDALEKSSHTEKRIDVSIDESEGVCAILVEDNGIGIEDDDVPLLFHRHFTKGKESGQGIGLYLVKQVVDKGDGEITVTSDVGYGTTFLITFPL; encoded by the coding sequence ATGCTCAAAAAACTATCAATAAGTTGGAAAATTACAACTCTATCATACGCAATTGTTCTTTTTTCACTTTTAATTGCCGGGATTTTTTTAGTTGGGATTGTTGGTCAAACAAAAGAACAGGAAATTGGGATGCGTTCCATGAACACAGCGAGAACGGTCGCAGAGCTCACAGAGGTCGAGGAAATGCTCCGGGAAAAAGAAGGCTGGAAGAAACTGAACCCGATTATTGAACGGCTCAGAATCATCAACGGAGCAGACTATATCGTTGTGATGAATATGGAGCATATCCGCTACTCTCATCCGGCAAATGAGTTGCTAGGAAAAGTATCAAAGGGACAAGATGAAGACGCAGCATTTGCTGAACATATTTATCTATCAAAAGCACGCGGAGAGTTAGGAACGTCCTTGAGAGCTTTTGTTCCGATTAAAGACGAGGAGCTTAATCAAATTGGCGTTGTCCTTGTTGGTAAAACACTCCCTAGCACATGGGATATTTTAATGAATTTGAAAAAAGAAATTTTCATTGTTTTATTCATTACCCTCCTTTTTGGCGTCATTGGCTCGTTTATGCTTGCACGACATATTAAAAATCAAATGTTCAAGCTTGAACCACATGAAATTGTCCGCATTCTTGAAGAACGAACAGCCACATTTCATGCATTGAATGAAGGCGTAATTGCGATTGACAATAAAGAAGAGATTACGATTTTTAACGAGAAAGCGCGCTCCATTTTCAATGTACAAGGCGAGGTAGTCGGAAAGCCGATTCGTTCGGTATTAAAAGACACTCATCTTCCTGAGATTCTTTATTCAAATCGTCACGTGCATAATCAGGAAATTCAAATGAGCGGCAAGCGAATTTTCAGCAATCGCTTTCCGATTAAAGTAAATGATGAGCGCATTGGAGCTGTGGCGATTTTTCAAGATCGCACAGAAGTAGCCGCACTTGCTGAAGAATTAACAGGCGTAAAAAATTTCGTCGATGCGCTGCGTGTGCAAAATCATGAGCATATGAACAAGCTTCATAGCATTGCAGGCCTTATTCAACTTGGGCGGACAGCAGAAGCTCTTCAGTTTGTTTTTCAAATTTCAAAAGAGCAAGAAAAGCTCACAAACTTCCTTAATGAGCATATCCACCATCCTGCTGTGTCAGGACTGCTCTTAAGCAAAGTAAGCCGCGGCAAAGAGCTTGATATTGATGTTGTGATTGATCCAAACTCATCGCTTACAGACTTTCCCCCAGGCCTTGATTATCACGATTTTGTTATTCTGCTTGGCAACTTAATTGAAAACGCGTTTGATGCCCTTGAAAAAAGCTCACACACCGAGAAGCGAATTGACGTAAGCATTGATGAATCAGAAGGAGTATGCGCGATTCTTGTTGAGGATAATGGAATTGGCATTGAAGATGATGATGTGCCGCTTCTTTTCCACCGACATTTTACAAAAGGAAAAGAAAGCGGTCAAGGCATTGGCTTATATCTTGTAAAACAAGTTGTTGATAAAGGTGACGGAGAGATTACCGTTACTTCAGATGTTGGTTATGGTACAACCTTTTTAATTACCTTTCCACTCTAG